The Argopecten irradians isolate NY chromosome 6, Ai_NY, whole genome shotgun sequence genome has a window encoding:
- the LOC138324871 gene encoding uncharacterized protein, translating to MDTKLVFVLWSLLSISAVVKSSVNIATGDIVTSQSSNYNDKWVSSKAVDGCTRQIMTHGCCSHTGLGQTEAWWQVDLRRQSIIERVEIIYRDERALARLAGFEIYLSDTSDWRSGKRCYQDNTASLELMTAIQNATCVGVGQYVTIYNDRRVKAKSWYWNEAYFELCEVYVFGCNLGKFGNGHCNDDCLNCLNNVCQPTSGACECDDGFSGDHCDQICPLYCKNNVCKMSNGQCVECISGFYGNVCNQACPDNCGNNVCSMQDGQCLIPLPERQTGDTCSYVGFYTGYAVLGAFLGISVCFNICLIVLFLRQAKKTKSPNEPPGTFGMHTIRDSSESHNYEGLDVTKVGNGKNIYDSVQE from the exons ATGGATACCAAACTCGTTTTTGTTCTCTGGTCATTACTGTCGATTTCAGCAGTGGTCAAGTCGTCAG TTAATATTGCCACTGGTGACATTGTAACAAGTCAAAGTTCTAACTATAACGACAAATGGGTCAGTTCTAAAGCCGTGGACGGTTGTACAAGACAGATCATGACCCATGGCTGTTGTTCACACACTGGTTTGGGACAGACTGAGGCCTGGTGGCAGGTAGATCTACGGCGACAGTCCATCATAGAAAGGGTGGAAATCATATACAGGG ACGAACGCGCACTTGCTCGATTGGCTGGCTTTGAGATCTATCTCTCTGACACATCTGACTGGAGATCTGGAAAGCGGTGTTACCAGGACAACACTGCTTCGCTAGAATTAATGACCGCCATACAGAACGCTACGTGCGTAGGTGTCGGACAGTATGTTACTATCTACAATGACCGACGGGTGAAGGCCAAATCCTGGTACTGGAATGAGGCTTATTTTGAACTGTGTGAAGTGTATGTTTTCG GCTGTAATCTCGGGAAGTTTGGAAATGGACATTGCAATGACGACTGCCTCAACTGTCTTAATAATGTATGTCAGCCAACATCCGGGGCATGTG AATGTGATGACGGTTTCTCTGGTGACCATTGTGACCAGATCTGTCCATTATATTGTAAAAACAATGTTTGTAAGATGTCCAATGGTCAGTGCGTAG AATGCATTTCTGGCTTTTACGGTAATGTCTGCAATCAGGCATGTCCAGATAATTGTGGAAATAACGTTTGTAGTATGCAAGATGGCCAGTGCCTGA TACCATTACCAGAAAGGCAAACAGGCGACACATGTTCG tACGTCGGATTTTACACGGGTTACGCTGTTTTGGGAGCTTTTCTAGGAATTTCTGTTTGTTTCAATATCTGCTTGATTGTGCTTTTTCTACGGCAGGC GAAGAAGACCAAATCGCCTAATGAGCCACCAGGAACGTTTGGAATGCACACAATTC GTGACAGTTCTGAAAGCCATAATTACGAGGGATTAGATGTGACTAAAGTAGGCAACGGCAAAAACATCTACGACAGTGTCCAAGAATAA